A single window of Halobacillus naozhouensis DNA harbors:
- the trmL gene encoding tRNA (uridine(34)/cytosine(34)/5-carboxymethylaminomethyluridine(34)-2'-O)-methyltransferase TrmL, whose protein sequence is MANHIVLFQPEIPANTGNIARTCLATDTQLHLIRPLGFSTDDKMLKRAGLDYWHDVTINYYDSIEELYASYPNGEFYYIENFGTRSYADFDFSNEEQEWFFVFGRESDGIPMVLLEGLEDRCLRIPMTEKVRSLNLANTASIILFNALKQQSFPGLIK, encoded by the coding sequence ATGGCTAACCATATCGTATTATTTCAACCAGAAATCCCTGCAAATACAGGTAATATTGCTCGAACATGTCTAGCTACGGATACTCAGTTGCATTTGATTCGGCCGCTTGGCTTCTCAACGGATGACAAGATGCTTAAAAGAGCTGGTCTTGATTATTGGCATGATGTGACAATAAACTATTATGATTCAATTGAAGAGCTTTATGCATCGTATCCGAACGGGGAATTTTACTATATTGAGAATTTTGGCACTCGGTCATATGCTGACTTTGATTTTAGCAATGAGGAACAAGAGTGGTTTTTCGTATTTGGAAGGGAATCAGATGGCATACCTATGGTGTTGCTGGAAGGATTAGAGGATCGCTGTTTGCGAATTCCTATGACGGAAAAAGTCCGGTCATTAAATTTAGCGAACACAGCATCAATCATACTATTCAATGCTTTAAAACAGCAGAGTTTTCCTGGTTTAATTAAATAG
- a CDS encoding transposase, whose translation MVKFSPEDKVQAVKRYLYGNESGGAITQSIGAHHSNLHQWIKQYEAFGEDVFVKNYTNYPAQYKIIRGKALLISYS comes from the coding sequence ATGGTGAAATTTTCTCCAGAAGACAAAGTACAAGCCGTAAAGCGATATCTATATGGCAACGAAAGCGGGGGCGCTATTACCCAATCCATTGGTGCACATCATAGTAACCTCCATCAATGGATAAAACAATATGAGGCTTTTGGTGAAGATGTATTTGTAAAGAACTATACAAACTACCCCGCGCAGTATAAGATTATTCGGGGAAAAGCTTTACTTATCTCCTATTCTTGA
- the lipA gene encoding lipoyl synthase gives MAKKNQDYIRKPDWLKIKINTNKSYTGLKKLMRDKKLNTVCEEARCPNIHECWSERKTATFMILGDTCTRGCRFCAVKTGLPNELDWGEPERVAESVEIMQLKHVVVTAVARDDLKDGGAAVFGETVKAIRRKVPGCTVEILPSDMKGDYESLHTLMDGEPDIFNHNIETVRRLTKKVRARAMYDRSLELLKRVKEIRPNTPTKSSIMVGLGETKEEIVQAMDDLLAHNVDIMTIGQYLQPTKKHLNVERYYHPDEFEELKKIAMEKGFKHCEAGPMVRSSYHADEQVNETSAQRRIKYMKGYESQGETLNTTNI, from the coding sequence ATGGCAAAGAAGAATCAGGATTACATAAGAAAACCAGATTGGCTGAAAATTAAAATTAACACGAACAAGTCTTACACGGGTCTAAAGAAACTCATGCGTGATAAGAAGCTAAATACGGTATGCGAGGAAGCACGCTGCCCAAACATTCACGAGTGCTGGAGTGAAAGAAAAACAGCTACTTTTATGATTTTAGGAGACACATGTACACGTGGCTGCCGCTTCTGCGCTGTTAAGACAGGCCTGCCAAACGAGCTAGACTGGGGCGAACCAGAACGAGTAGCTGAATCTGTGGAAATCATGCAACTTAAACACGTTGTCGTTACAGCAGTAGCCCGCGACGACTTAAAAGATGGCGGTGCTGCTGTTTTTGGCGAAACCGTAAAGGCGATCCGTCGTAAAGTCCCAGGCTGTACAGTTGAAATCCTGCCTTCTGATATGAAAGGTGACTACGAAAGCCTGCACACTCTAATGGATGGTGAACCGGACATCTTTAACCACAACATCGAAACAGTCCGCCGTTTAACTAAAAAAGTTCGTGCCCGTGCAATGTACGACCGTTCGCTCGAATTACTGAAACGCGTGAAAGAAATTCGTCCAAATACACCAACAAAATCAAGTATCATGGTCGGACTTGGAGAAACAAAAGAAGAAATTGTCCAGGCTATGGATGATCTTCTTGCCCATAACGTTGATATCATGACGATCGGTCAATATTTGCAGCCAACGAAAAAGCACTTGAACGTCGAACGTTATTATCACCCGGATGAGTTTGAAGAATTAAAGAAAATTGCCATGGAAAAAGGCTTCAAACATTGTGAAGCAGGCCCAATGGTCCGTTCCTCCTATCACGCTGACGAGCAAGTTAATGAGACCTCTGCTCAGCGTCGCATTAAGTATATGAAAGGATACGAATCTCAAGGAGAAACGTTAAATACAACAAACATTTAA
- a CDS encoding lipoate--protein ligase family protein: METWYYVDSNHLTPALNMALDEALMNWHREGKIPPVLRFYGWDPAGLSVGYFQKVHGKIDVDSVKSHGYDLVRRQTGGRAVLHDNELTYSVIVSEQHPDMPASVKEAYLVISQGLLEGFKELDIAAEFAIPEGKPDTNGSAVCFEEPSWYELIVDGKKAAGSAQTRKKGIILQHGSIPIEVDETKLFDMFIYKNERIKERARKAFSDKAISINNLSPVKRSYSEVKAAFQKGFEKGLNLHLEPFHLNEEQWSEVNQIAEEKYSNDKWNYSR; the protein is encoded by the coding sequence ATGGAAACATGGTATTATGTCGATTCTAATCACCTCACTCCAGCCTTAAATATGGCTTTGGATGAAGCATTGATGAATTGGCATCGGGAAGGAAAAATTCCTCCTGTTTTACGCTTTTATGGCTGGGATCCAGCTGGTCTATCCGTTGGTTATTTTCAAAAAGTTCACGGAAAGATTGATGTGGACAGCGTGAAAAGCCATGGATATGATCTTGTCCGCCGGCAAACGGGTGGTCGTGCTGTCCTTCATGACAATGAACTTACATACAGCGTCATTGTTTCAGAACAACACCCTGATATGCCTGCTTCTGTAAAAGAGGCTTACTTAGTTATTTCACAAGGATTATTGGAAGGTTTTAAGGAACTCGACATCGCCGCTGAATTTGCCATCCCTGAAGGGAAACCCGACACAAATGGTTCGGCAGTTTGTTTTGAAGAACCCTCGTGGTATGAACTGATCGTAGATGGTAAGAAAGCTGCCGGCAGTGCTCAAACGAGGAAAAAAGGCATCATCCTCCAACACGGATCGATTCCAATAGAAGTCGATGAAACTAAACTTTTCGATATGTTTATTTACAAGAATGAGCGAATCAAGGAGAGAGCTCGTAAAGCCTTTAGTGATAAAGCCATTTCCATTAACAATTTGAGTCCCGTTAAAAGGTCGTATTCTGAAGTAAAAGCAGCTTTTCAAAAGGGATTCGAAAAAGGATTAAACTTGCATCTTGAGCCGTTTCATTTAAATGAAGAACAATGGTCTGAAGTGAATCAAATTGCTGAAGAAAAATACAGCAATGACAAGTGGAATTATTCCCGATAA
- a CDS encoding PrkA family serine protein kinase — protein sequence MDILKRIQERREQEEELKWEGTFREYLDLLKEKPHLAQSAHSRVYNMVTQAGVEEEENGHKKYAFFDEDIYGLDEAMERLVEEYFHPAARRLDVRKRILLLMGPVSGGKSTLVNLLKRGLEKYSYTDDGAVFAIKGCPMHEDPLHMIPHHLRDEFREEYGIRVEGSLSPLNTMRLEQDYEGRMEDVLVERIFFSEDKRTGIGTFSPSDPKSQDIADLTGSIDFSTIAEYGSESDPRAYRFDGELNKANRGMMEFQEMLKCDEKFLWHLLSLTQEGNFKAGRFALISADELIVAHTNEAEYRSFIANKKNEALHSRMIVMPVPYNLKVTQEERIYEKMIRESDIRNVHIAPHTLKVAAMFTILTRLKESKKASVDVLKKMYLYDGESVEGFSDVDVEELKKEFSDEGMSGIDPRYVINRISSTIIKKEMTSINALDVLRSLKDGLDSHPSISKEDKERYLEFISLARKQYDDLAKKEVQKAFVYSYEESARTLMDNYLDNVEAYCNKAKLRDPLTGEELNPDERLMRSIEEQIGVSENAKKAFREEILIRISAYARKGKKFDYQSHERLREAIQKKLFADLKDIVKITTSTKTPDEQQLKKINEVVATLIDEHGYNSTSANELLKYVGSLLNR from the coding sequence GTGGATATTTTAAAAAGAATCCAGGAACGAAGAGAGCAAGAAGAGGAATTGAAGTGGGAAGGTACCTTTCGAGAATACTTGGATCTATTAAAAGAAAAGCCGCATTTAGCCCAGTCCGCTCACTCGCGTGTATATAATATGGTTACACAAGCTGGTGTAGAAGAGGAAGAAAATGGTCATAAGAAGTATGCTTTTTTTGACGAAGATATTTATGGGCTGGATGAGGCAATGGAACGACTCGTGGAAGAGTATTTCCATCCGGCTGCCAGAAGGTTAGATGTAAGAAAAAGAATCCTATTATTAATGGGACCTGTAAGCGGCGGTAAATCAACCCTTGTAAATTTATTAAAACGAGGACTTGAAAAGTATTCGTATACTGATGATGGAGCTGTATTTGCGATTAAGGGATGTCCGATGCACGAGGACCCTCTTCATATGATCCCACATCATTTAAGGGATGAATTTAGAGAGGAGTATGGCATTCGAGTTGAAGGAAGTCTTTCTCCATTAAACACGATGCGTCTTGAGCAAGATTACGAAGGTCGTATGGAAGATGTATTGGTGGAGCGAATTTTCTTCTCGGAAGATAAACGAACGGGGATTGGTACGTTTAGTCCATCCGATCCGAAGTCCCAGGATATTGCAGATTTGACAGGCTCTATTGACTTTTCCACCATTGCTGAATACGGGTCAGAGTCTGATCCGAGGGCGTACCGTTTCGATGGGGAATTGAATAAGGCCAACCGAGGCATGATGGAATTCCAGGAGATGTTAAAGTGTGATGAGAAGTTCCTTTGGCATTTGTTAAGCCTGACACAGGAAGGAAATTTTAAAGCGGGTCGGTTTGCCTTGATTTCAGCCGATGAGCTGATCGTAGCCCATACTAACGAAGCGGAATATCGCTCTTTTATAGCCAACAAGAAAAATGAGGCACTCCATTCTCGGATGATTGTCATGCCTGTTCCATATAACCTGAAAGTCACACAAGAGGAAAGAATTTATGAGAAAATGATTCGCGAAAGTGATATACGTAACGTCCATATTGCCCCACATACATTGAAAGTGGCCGCGATGTTTACGATCCTAACACGTTTGAAAGAATCGAAGAAAGCATCAGTCGATGTGTTGAAGAAGATGTATCTATACGACGGGGAAAGTGTCGAAGGCTTTAGTGATGTAGATGTCGAGGAACTGAAGAAAGAATTTTCGGATGAAGGAATGAGCGGGATTGACCCACGTTATGTCATAAACCGAATTTCCTCCACCATTATTAAAAAAGAAATGACTTCCATTAATGCACTTGACGTCCTTCGTTCTCTTAAAGACGGGCTGGATAGTCACCCGTCAATTTCTAAGGAAGATAAAGAGCGGTATTTAGAATTTATTTCACTTGCCAGAAAGCAATATGATGACCTGGCTAAGAAAGAAGTTCAAAAAGCATTCGTTTATTCCTATGAAGAGTCTGCTCGAACACTTATGGATAATTATTTGGATAATGTCGAGGCTTATTGCAATAAGGCTAAACTAAGGGATCCGCTGACAGGGGAAGAATTGAATCCAGATGAGCGGTTGATGCGCTCGATTGAGGAACAAATCGGTGTCTCTGAAAATGCAAAAAAAGCTTTCCGGGAAGAAATCCTTATCCGAATCTCAGCTTATGCACGTAAAGGCAAGAAGTTCGATTATCAATCTCACGAACGGCTTCGTGAAGCGATTCAGAAAAAACTATTCGCTGATCTTAAGGATATTGTCAAGATTACGACTTCTACGAAGACACCAGATGAACAGCAGCTGAAGAAGATTAATGAAGTGGTAGCGACTTTAATTGATGAGCATGGGTACAATTCAACTTCAGCTAATGAACTATTAAAATATGTAGGAAGTTTATTAAATCGGTAA
- a CDS encoding 2-oxoglutarate dehydrogenase E1 component, with protein sequence MGYIEEQYELYLTDANSVDATLKELFDAHGAPAWMSTSASPATNGEAQASSEDIIKVTSALKLVEAIRRHGHLEANIYAVGGKDRQESQLTDIENYGLTEDDLKRIPAEWIWPESPVKLDNALNVVRTLKERYSGTISFEYDHVNNDDERMWLQNKVESAAFQVNLGKEEKKQLLKRLADVEGFENFLAKTFVAQKRFSIEGLDVMVPMLDHLVQAASADKINHIMMGMAHRGRLNVLAHVLGKPYDRIFSEFHHSPNKELVPSEGSTGINYGWTGDVKYHFGARREIGDGEQKSTRVTLSHNPSHLEYVNPVVQGFTRAAQDDRSKPGYAQMYEDEAFGVLIHGDAAFIGEGVVAEGLNMSDLPGYRTGGTLHIIANNLVGFTTNRRDGRSTRYASDLAKGFEIPVIHVNADDPVACLSAISLAYEYRQKFHKDILIDLVGYRRYGHNEIDEPRSTQPKLYKEIDDHLTVANLFEETLVGEGYVEEGTLSQMNEEIEKNLRETYNNMKENENEEADVKGRPGGVERPLDEIETKVDVDRLKQLNQGLLKRPEGFNGFKKLEKILQRRSNMLDDGNKVDWGAAEALAFASILEDGTPIRITGQDTERGTFAHRHMVLHDIETDETYSPLHGLEQAKASFDIYNSPLSEAGVLGFEYGYSVQAAESLVIWEAQFGDFANAGQVIFDQFVAAGRAKWGEKSSMIFLLPHGYEGQGPEHSSARLERFLQLAAENNWTVANVTSSAQYFHLLRRQAAISNKEEARPLVVMSPKSLLRNQRVAVEAERFSDGSFQSILRQPGLTKEGKAKEKVKSLLIGSGKIMVEIEDAVEKAEDGKFDTIDAVRIEQIYPFPDKALAEILETYPNLEELVWVQEEPQNMGSWYFVEGILHKLLKEGQIHRYVGRPHRASPSVGEPNIHKTEQNRIIQEALQMSKGGKSNEGN encoded by the coding sequence ATGGGGTATATTGAGGAACAATATGAGTTATATCTAACAGATGCAAATTCTGTCGACGCTACATTAAAAGAACTATTTGATGCTCACGGTGCACCAGCATGGATGAGTACATCAGCGTCTCCAGCAACGAATGGAGAAGCACAAGCTTCTTCAGAAGATATTATTAAAGTGACCTCAGCATTGAAACTTGTTGAGGCTATTCGTCGTCATGGACATCTAGAGGCAAACATCTATGCTGTAGGCGGTAAGGACCGTCAGGAATCACAGCTGACAGACATTGAGAATTATGGATTGACTGAGGATGACTTAAAGAGAATTCCGGCTGAATGGATATGGCCAGAGTCCCCTGTCAAACTAGATAACGCTTTAAATGTTGTCCGCACACTCAAAGAAAGGTACTCAGGTACAATTTCCTTTGAGTATGACCATGTAAACAATGATGATGAACGAATGTGGCTGCAAAATAAAGTAGAGTCAGCGGCCTTTCAAGTGAATTTAGGAAAAGAAGAGAAGAAACAGCTTCTTAAAAGGCTGGCCGATGTAGAAGGTTTTGAGAACTTCCTGGCTAAAACGTTTGTTGCACAAAAACGTTTCTCTATTGAAGGCCTGGATGTAATGGTCCCGATGTTGGATCACCTCGTCCAAGCTGCTTCTGCTGATAAAATTAATCATATTATGATGGGTATGGCCCACCGAGGAAGATTAAATGTGCTTGCTCATGTATTAGGCAAGCCTTACGATCGGATTTTTTCTGAGTTTCATCATTCTCCAAATAAAGAACTGGTACCTTCAGAAGGATCTACAGGCATTAACTACGGATGGACAGGCGATGTGAAATATCACTTTGGTGCCCGGCGCGAAATTGGTGATGGAGAGCAAAAGAGCACTCGTGTCACACTAAGTCACAACCCATCTCACTTAGAGTACGTAAATCCTGTGGTTCAAGGTTTTACCAGAGCCGCTCAAGATGATCGTTCAAAACCGGGATATGCTCAAATGTATGAGGACGAAGCATTCGGTGTGCTCATTCATGGTGACGCTGCCTTTATTGGTGAGGGTGTTGTCGCTGAAGGGCTGAATATGAGTGACTTACCTGGGTATCGGACAGGTGGAACTCTCCATATTATTGCTAATAACTTAGTAGGTTTCACAACGAACAGACGTGATGGCCGTTCAACAAGATATGCAAGTGATCTGGCTAAAGGGTTTGAAATTCCTGTTATTCATGTGAATGCGGATGATCCTGTAGCTTGTTTATCTGCCATCTCACTAGCTTATGAGTATCGTCAGAAGTTTCATAAGGATATTTTGATTGATTTAGTTGGTTATCGTCGTTATGGTCACAATGAAATAGATGAGCCACGCTCCACACAGCCGAAGCTTTATAAGGAAATCGATGATCACCTGACAGTGGCTAATTTATTTGAAGAGACGCTTGTGGGTGAAGGTTATGTTGAAGAAGGAACTCTTTCACAAATGAATGAGGAAATTGAGAAAAACCTTCGTGAAACTTATAATAATATGAAAGAAAATGAGAACGAAGAAGCTGATGTAAAAGGTCGGCCAGGTGGTGTTGAGCGTCCGCTTGACGAAATCGAAACGAAAGTAGACGTTGACCGTCTGAAACAGTTGAATCAGGGTCTGCTCAAACGACCAGAAGGATTTAACGGGTTTAAAAAATTAGAAAAAATTCTACAGCGCCGAAGCAATATGCTGGATGACGGAAATAAGGTAGATTGGGGTGCGGCGGAAGCTCTCGCTTTTGCATCGATCTTAGAAGATGGAACTCCAATAAGAATTACGGGACAAGATACGGAGCGAGGAACATTTGCCCATCGACATATGGTTCTTCATGATATTGAAACGGATGAAACATACAGTCCGCTTCATGGATTAGAACAGGCTAAGGCGTCCTTTGATATTTATAATAGTCCGTTGTCTGAAGCTGGCGTGCTTGGCTTTGAATATGGATACAGTGTACAAGCTGCTGAATCCCTTGTTATTTGGGAAGCGCAATTCGGTGATTTCGCTAATGCGGGTCAGGTTATTTTTGACCAGTTTGTTGCAGCCGGCCGGGCAAAATGGGGAGAGAAATCAAGTATGATATTCTTGCTTCCTCATGGATATGAAGGTCAGGGTCCTGAACACTCTAGTGCGAGACTGGAACGTTTCTTACAATTAGCTGCTGAAAATAACTGGACAGTGGCAAACGTGACGTCTTCAGCTCAATATTTTCACTTGCTAAGGCGCCAGGCAGCGATAAGTAATAAAGAAGAGGCTAGACCATTAGTGGTCATGTCACCTAAGAGTCTGCTTCGTAACCAGAGAGTGGCTGTAGAAGCGGAACGTTTTAGTGATGGAAGCTTCCAATCGATCTTAAGACAGCCTGGTTTAACGAAAGAGGGCAAAGCGAAGGAAAAAGTAAAATCATTGCTCATTGGCAGTGGTAAAATTATGGTCGAAATTGAAGATGCAGTGGAAAAGGCAGAAGACGGTAAGTTCGATACCATCGATGCAGTAAGAATTGAACAGATTTACCCATTCCCTGACAAGGCACTGGCTGAGATTCTGGAAACCTACCCAAATCTAGAAGAGCTTGTATGGGTCCAAGAGGAACCGCAAAATATGGGAAGCTGGTATTTTGTAGAAGGAATCCTTCACAAGCTGCTTAAAGAAGGACAAATTCACCGTTACGTAGGTAGACCGCATCGTGCATCTCCTTCCGTAGGTGAGCCAAACATTCATAAAACAGAACAAAACAGAATCATCCAGGAAGCATTACAGATGTCTAAAGGAGGAAAATCAAATGAAGGAAATTAA
- the odhB gene encoding 2-oxoglutarate dehydrogenase complex dihydrolipoyllysine-residue succinyltransferase, translating into MKEIKVPELAESITEGTIAEWLVKEGDQVEKGDPVLELETDKVNVEVNADASGVIAELLKEEGDDVEVGDVIAKVDENGEAGGSSDDSSDKKQEEKQEEPKEEKQEQQQSTAAEQKEEKKQESSEQEGSKGDVIATPAARKRARELGIDLSEISARDPLGRIRPEDVDTAASSKKEKKAAPKQEKKESKKESSEKTEFDKPVEREKMSRRRQTIAKRLVEAQQNSAMLTTFNEVDMTNVMNLRKERKDSFLKKHDIKLGFMSFFTKAAVGALKEFPLINAEIQGNEIVKKQFYDIGMAVSTEEGLVVPVVRDADRLDFAGIEKGIADVATKARNKELQLEDLQGGSFTITNGGIFGSMLSTPILNSPQVGILGLHNIEKRAKVMPDDTIQARPMMYIALSYDHRIVDGKDAVQFLRRIKEMIEDPYDLLLEG; encoded by the coding sequence ATGAAGGAAATTAAAGTTCCTGAATTAGCTGAATCCATTACAGAAGGCACGATTGCCGAGTGGCTCGTAAAAGAAGGAGATCAAGTAGAAAAAGGAGATCCAGTACTCGAGCTAGAGACAGATAAAGTAAATGTGGAAGTGAACGCTGATGCCAGCGGCGTAATCGCAGAACTTTTAAAAGAAGAAGGTGATGACGTAGAAGTCGGGGACGTGATCGCGAAAGTGGATGAGAACGGAGAAGCTGGCGGTTCTTCTGATGATAGCTCTGATAAAAAGCAAGAAGAAAAACAGGAAGAACCTAAAGAAGAAAAACAAGAACAGCAACAAAGTACTGCTGCAGAGCAAAAAGAAGAGAAGAAACAAGAAAGCAGTGAACAAGAAGGATCTAAAGGCGATGTGATTGCCACACCTGCAGCGCGTAAACGTGCGCGTGAGCTAGGGATCGATTTAAGTGAGATTTCTGCACGCGATCCATTAGGCCGAATTCGCCCGGAAGATGTAGATACTGCGGCTAGCAGCAAGAAAGAGAAAAAAGCAGCTCCTAAGCAGGAGAAGAAAGAAAGCAAGAAAGAATCAAGTGAAAAGACAGAATTTGATAAGCCGGTAGAGCGTGAGAAGATGTCCCGCCGCCGCCAAACGATCGCTAAGCGCCTGGTAGAAGCGCAGCAAAACTCTGCTATGCTTACAACGTTCAACGAAGTAGACATGACGAATGTAATGAATCTTCGTAAAGAACGTAAAGATTCGTTCTTGAAAAAGCATGATATTAAACTAGGATTCATGTCCTTCTTTACAAAGGCTGCTGTCGGGGCTCTGAAAGAATTCCCACTGATTAATGCTGAAATTCAAGGCAATGAAATTGTGAAGAAGCAATTCTATGATATCGGTATGGCTGTTTCAACAGAAGAAGGTTTGGTCGTTCCGGTTGTCCGCGATGCTGACCGTCTTGATTTCGCTGGCATTGAAAAAGGAATTGCTGATGTAGCTACGAAAGCTCGTAATAAAGAGCTTCAGCTAGAAGACTTGCAAGGCGGGTCCTTCACGATCACAAATGGTGGAATTTTCGGTTCTATGTTGTCTACACCAATCTTAAATTCACCACAAGTTGGTATCCTTGGCTTGCACAATATCGAGAAGCGAGCTAAAGTTATGCCTGATGATACGATCCAGGCGCGTCCGATGATGTACATTGCTCTTTCCTATGATCACCGAATCGTTGATGGTAAAGATGCTGTACAATTCCTACGCCGAATTAAAGAAATGATTGAAGATCCTTACGACTTATTATTAGAAGGATAA
- the yhbH gene encoding sporulation protein YhbH: protein MDDKKSFVIAEDDWSLHRKGYDDQRRHQEKVKDAMNKQLPDLITEENIVMSNGKKVVKIPIRSLDEYKIRYNHDKNKHAGQGDGDSEVGDVLGRSQEKQGKPGQGEGAGDQAGEDYYEAEISLAELEEAFFKELMLPNLAEKEKDTIIHEDIEFRDIRKTGLTGNIDKKRTMLEAYKRNALGGKATFAPIYPEDIRYKTWTDQEKPESKAVVIAMMDTSGSMGQWEKYMARSFFFWMNRFLNKNYETVDVEFIAHHTQAKVVSEEDFFSKGESGGTICSSAYRRALQLIDEKYSPERYNIYPFHFSDGDNLTSDNRRCISLINDLIEVSQMFGYGEVNQYNRSSSLMQAYKSIDHPKFRHHILRKKVDVFHAMKAFFNDEESVKAMS from the coding sequence ATGGATGATAAGAAAAGTTTCGTAATTGCTGAAGACGACTGGTCCCTCCACCGGAAAGGCTATGATGATCAGCGCCGGCATCAGGAAAAAGTAAAAGATGCAATGAACAAACAGCTTCCTGATCTAATTACGGAAGAAAACATTGTGATGTCTAATGGGAAGAAAGTTGTAAAGATACCGATTCGGTCACTTGATGAATATAAGATTCGCTACAATCATGATAAGAATAAGCACGCAGGGCAAGGGGACGGAGATAGTGAAGTTGGAGATGTCTTAGGCAGGTCACAAGAGAAACAGGGCAAGCCCGGGCAAGGAGAAGGTGCTGGAGACCAGGCTGGAGAAGATTATTATGAGGCAGAAATCAGTCTCGCTGAGCTGGAAGAAGCATTTTTTAAAGAGTTGATGCTCCCGAACTTAGCTGAAAAGGAGAAAGACACGATTATTCATGAAGATATTGAATTTCGTGACATCCGTAAAACGGGTCTAACAGGAAATATCGATAAGAAGCGGACGATGTTAGAAGCGTATAAACGTAATGCGCTTGGCGGCAAAGCAACTTTTGCACCGATATACCCCGAAGATATTCGCTATAAAACGTGGACGGATCAGGAAAAGCCGGAATCAAAAGCAGTCGTTATCGCTATGATGGATACGAGTGGATCGATGGGTCAATGGGAAAAGTATATGGCCCGAAGCTTTTTCTTCTGGATGAATCGTTTCTTGAACAAAAATTATGAAACTGTTGATGTAGAGTTCATTGCACATCATACGCAGGCTAAAGTGGTCAGTGAAGAAGATTTCTTTTCTAAAGGAGAAAGCGGTGGAACGATTTGTTCCTCGGCCTATCGTCGAGCCCTTCAGCTTATTGACGAAAAATATTCGCCGGAACGTTATAATATTTATCCTTTTCACTTTTCCGATGGCGATAACTTGACTTCTGATAATAGACGGTGTATTTCATTAATTAATGACTTAATTGAAGTATCGCAAATGTTTGGGTATGGGGAAGTAAATCAATATAATCGCTCCTCCAGTTTGATGCAGGCATATAAATCCATTGATCATCCTAAATTCAGACATCATATTTTAAGAAAAAAGGTCGATGTGTTTCATGCTATGAAAGCGTTTTTTAATGATGAGGAAAGTGTAAAAGCTATGAGCTAA
- the proC gene encoding pyrroline-5-carboxylate reductase, whose translation MDKQIGFLGCGSMGQAMIQGMIQSNVVKPEQIAATAVTDETIDFVGEEYGIHISTDNKKLAQESDILFLAVKPYIYQGVIQEIKSSIHDHTVIVTIAAGITLDQVKESFGSQVKVIRSMPNTPSLVGAGMSVLCPNDFITEEDLHDVKEIFESFGAAEVIDEQLMDAVPAVSGSSPAFVYMFIEAMADTAVQQGFPRDKAYKLASQAVQGAARMVLETGRHPGELKDAVCTPGGVTIEGVNMLEQTGLRSSVIQAMNACTNKAKELSSDS comes from the coding sequence GTGGATAAACAAATAGGTTTCCTGGGCTGCGGCTCGATGGGGCAAGCTATGATTCAAGGGATGATCCAGTCGAATGTGGTGAAGCCGGAGCAAATTGCGGCAACGGCTGTAACTGATGAAACCATTGATTTCGTCGGTGAAGAGTATGGGATTCATATCTCTACTGATAATAAAAAATTGGCACAGGAAAGCGACATTTTGTTTCTGGCTGTGAAACCGTATATCTATCAAGGCGTTATCCAGGAAATAAAGTCATCTATTCATGACCATACCGTCATTGTTACTATTGCAGCTGGAATAACGCTGGATCAGGTAAAAGAATCATTTGGATCACAAGTTAAGGTAATTCGGTCCATGCCTAATACACCATCACTCGTGGGTGCTGGAATGAGTGTCCTTTGTCCGAATGATTTCATAACAGAAGAGGATCTTCATGATGTGAAAGAAATCTTCGAAAGCTTTGGGGCAGCAGAAGTGATAGACGAGCAGTTAATGGATGCTGTGCCGGCAGTGAGCGGTTCTTCGCCAGCTTTTGTGTATATGTTCATTGAAGCGATGGCAGATACAGCCGTTCAGCAAGGCTTTCCAAGAGATAAGGCGTATAAGCTTGCCTCACAGGCGGTGCAAGGGGCTGCCAGAATGGTGCTTGAAACAGGAAGGCATCCTGGTGAGTTAAAAGATGCGGTATGTACGCCTGGCGGGGTTACTATTGAAGGTGTGAATATGCTGGAACAAACGGGGTTGAGAAGTTCTGTAATTCAAGCCATGAATGCTTGCACCAATAAAGCAAAAGAATTATCCAGTGATTCATAA